The Scophthalmus maximus strain ysfricsl-2021 chromosome 7, ASM2237912v1, whole genome shotgun sequence genome includes a window with the following:
- the LOC124850124 gene encoding uncharacterized protein LOC124850124, with protein MRVLWLSFLLIGHLVCGHLRRGSGSNDADRRSRGQPYSGRRFRGVGANSGRRSSYPSLSKTVPAPQNAFSSPDSYYGSQDFYSTPTNMAENQDFNKGYAGFMEQVYSGPQDSEYAAAYAASGFDSSAPHGSSASGFEGSMPDATPLYEGSDSATSYYPAGSGSAREPEIPEEPEPVFSDVSDLEPVFAFRSRSRYQRGRAVFAQTRYIPGEPAPPPPPMPVSRRMEAASEQTRPADAPTKGGF; from the exons ATGAG GGTGCTGTGGctttcatttcttctcattGGACACCTTGTCTGTGGACATTTGAGAAGGG GCTCTGGCTCAAATGATGCTGACCGACGATCCAGGGGGCAGCCATATTCTGGGCGCAGGTTCCGTGGAGTTGGGGCAAATTCTGGCAGACGCTCCTCTTATCCAAGTCTCTCCAAAACTGTTCCTGCTCCTCAAAATGCCTTTTCCAGCCCTGACAGTTACTACGGCAGTCAAGATTTCTACAGCACCCCCACCAACATGGCTGAGAATCAAGATTTCAACAAGGGCTACGCTGGTTTCATGGAGCAAGTCTACAGTGGCCCTCAGGACAGTGAATATGCAGCCGCATATGCAGCCTCTGGTTTTGACAGCAGTGCTCCACATGGTAGCTCAGCTAGTGGATTTGAAGGGAGCATGCCTGATGCAACCCCTCTATATGAGGGCTCTGACTCTGCCACTTCCTACTACCCTGCCGGGTCTGGGAGCGCTAGGGAACCAGAGATCCCTGAGGAACCTGAGCCAGTCTTCAGTGACGTGTCTGATCTGGAGCCGGTCTTTGCCTTCCGCTCTCGCTCACGCTACCAGCGAGGAAGAGCAGTTTTTGCTCAAACTCGCTACATCCCAGGAgagcctgctcctcctcctcctcctatgcCGGTGTCCAGACGCATGGAAGCAGCGTCTGAGCAAACCCGTCCCGCTGATGCACCGACCAAAGGTGGCTTCTAA
- the LOC118315421 gene encoding uncharacterized protein LOC118315421 → MRVLWLSFLLIGHLVCGHLRRGSGSNDADRRSRGQPYSGRRFRGVGANSGRRSSYPSLSKTVPAPQNAFSSPDSYYGSQDFYSTPTNMAENQDFNKGYAGFMEQVYSGPQDSEYAAAYAASGFDSSAPHGSSASGFEGSMPDATPLYEGSDSATFYYPAGSGSAREPEIPEEPEPVFSDVSDLEPVFAFRSRSSYQRGRKVFAQTRYIPGEPAPPPPPPLMPVSRRMEAASEQTRPADAPTKGGS, encoded by the exons ATGAG GGTGCTGTGGctttcatttcttctcattGGACACCTTGTCTGTGGACATTTGAGAAGGG GCTCTGGCTCAAATGATGCTGACCGACGATCCAGGGGGCAGCCATATTCTGGGCGCAGGTTCCGTGGAGTTGGGGCAAATTCTGGCAGACGCTCCTCTTATCCAAGTCTCTCCAAAACTGTTCCTGCTCCTCAAAATGCCTTTTCCAGCCCTGACAGTTACTACGGCAGTCAAGATTTCTACAGCACCCCCACCAACATGGCTGAGAATCAAGATTTCAACAAGGGCTACGCTGGTTTCATGGAGCAAGTCTACAGTGGCCCTCAGGACAGTGAATATGCAGCCGCTTATGCAGCCTCTGGTTTTGACAGCAGTGCTCCACATGGTAGCTCAGCTAGTGGATTTGAAGGGAGCATGCCTGATGCAACCCCTCTATATGAGGGCTCTGACTCTGCCACTTTCTACTACCCTGCCGGGTCTGGGAGCGCTAGGGAACCAGAGATCCCTGAGGAACCTGAGCCAGTCTTCAGTGACGTGTCTGATCTGGAGCCGGTCTTTGCCTTCCGCTCTCGCTCAAGCTACCAGCGGGGAAGGAAGGTTTTTGCTCAAACCCGCTACATCCCAGGAgagcctgctcctcctcctcctcctcctcttatgcCTGTATCCAGACGCATGGAAGCAGCGTCTGAGCAAACCCGTCCCGCTGATGCTCCGACCAAAGGTGGCTCCTGA